From one Nitrospirota bacterium genomic stretch:
- a CDS encoding type II/IV secretion system protein gives MKINEKDRLLDILLAEGILSEEQIQFIKSKESIQRSKILKTKTQRLRYDIADQSMVSLIDVIESLKLTSSNDANKLITAEMIMEIIAKYLNMPFVKIDPLKLDVDVVTQLISRPYAIKNQLVPIELTDNILTVATANPFEIEAIDRIGRITGYTIKVVVATKADIMRIITEFYGFKSSIVSAHKEIDSKTDLGNLEQYIKLKSIAELEATDQHIINAVEYLLHYAYSSRASDIHIEPKRDFSLIRFRIDGILHNVYKIPKAVHPPIISRIKMLSRMDIAEKRKPQDGRIKTDYEGKEVELRVSTLPVAFGEKVVIRIFDPAVLMQDIEDLGFFTRELKLVKSFIANTHGLILVTGPTGSGKTTTLYSLLKILSTSEVNISTIEDPIEMIYEGFNQTAVQPQIDGTFANYLRTLLRQDPDIIMVGEIRDLETAENAIQAALTGHLVLSTLHTNDAPSSITRLLDLGVQPFLINAILLGVIAQRLVRKVCPYCKENYNLSKDECYILKIDYEKVKNYQVAIGRGCPECRGTGYIGRTGIFEVMEINDKVREQINEKALPTTIKKIALGQGMITLRESAIRKLLQGITTVDEIIRVTGIS, from the coding sequence ATGAAGATTAATGAAAAAGACAGATTACTCGATATTCTATTAGCTGAGGGTATTCTCAGTGAGGAGCAGATACAGTTTATAAAGTCAAAAGAGTCTATACAAAGGTCAAAGATACTGAAGACAAAGACACAGAGATTACGTTATGACATTGCTGATCAATCCATGGTATCCCTCATTGATGTTATTGAATCTCTGAAACTTACTTCATCAAACGATGCTAATAAACTCATTACAGCCGAAATGATAATGGAAATAATCGCAAAATATCTGAATATGCCTTTTGTAAAGATTGATCCTTTAAAGCTGGATGTGGATGTTGTAACACAGTTGATATCCAGACCTTACGCAATAAAAAATCAACTTGTGCCTATAGAGCTCACAGATAATATACTTACAGTTGCAACAGCTAATCCTTTTGAAATAGAGGCAATAGACAGGATAGGAAGGATAACAGGCTATACGATAAAAGTTGTTGTTGCAACAAAGGCAGACATTATGAGGATAATTACAGAATTCTATGGTTTTAAATCTTCAATTGTATCAGCACATAAAGAGATCGATAGCAAAACAGATCTCGGAAATCTTGAACAGTATATTAAATTGAAGTCAATAGCAGAACTGGAGGCAACAGATCAGCATATTATAAATGCGGTTGAGTATCTTCTCCATTACGCTTATTCCAGCAGAGCATCAGACATACACATTGAGCCAAAGAGAGACTTCAGTCTAATAAGATTCAGAATTGATGGCATCCTGCATAATGTCTATAAGATTCCAAAAGCTGTGCACCCACCTATTATTTCGAGAATCAAGATGCTCTCGCGTATGGATATAGCAGAGAAAAGAAAGCCTCAGGATGGAAGAATTAAGACAGATTACGAGGGAAAAGAAGTAGAATTGCGTGTATCGACACTTCCCGTTGCTTTCGGAGAAAAGGTTGTAATCAGGATATTCGATCCAGCAGTGCTTATGCAGGATATAGAAGATTTAGGATTTTTTACAAGAGAATTAAAACTTGTCAAGTCATTTATTGCTAATACCCATGGCCTGATTCTTGTTACCGGACCAACTGGAAGTGGAAAGACAACTACTTTATATTCTCTCTTAAAAATACTTTCGACTTCAGAGGTTAATATATCCACGATTGAAGATCCAATAGAAATGATATATGAAGGTTTCAATCAGACCGCGGTCCAGCCGCAAATAGACGGCACATTTGCAAATTATTTGAGGACATTATTGAGACAGGATCCTGACATAATTATGGTGGGAGAAATAAGAGACCTCGAGACCGCAGAAAATGCTATACAAGCAGCTCTGACAGGGCACCTTGTTCTTTCGACTTTACATACCAATGATGCTCCAAGTTCTATAACACGGTTACTTGATCTGGGAGTTCAGCCTTTCCTAATAAATGCTATATTGCTGGGGGTTATTGCACAGAGACTTGTTAGGAAAGTATGCCCATATTGTAAAGAAAATTATAATTTATCAAAAGATGAATGCTATATATTGAAGATTGATTATGAGAAGGTAAAAAATTATCAGGTTGCTATTGGTAGAGGTTGCCCGGAATGTAGAGGCACAGGATATATAGGTCGAACCGGTATATTTGAAGTTATGGAAATAAATGATAAAGTTAGAGAACAAATAAACGAAAAAGCATTGCCCACAACAATCAAAAAGATCGCATTGGGTCAGGGTATGATTACCCTACGGGAAAGTGCAATAAGAAAACTTCTACAGGGAATAACTACTGTAGATGAGATTATCAGAGTTACAGGCATTTCTTGA